DNA sequence from the Littorina saxatilis isolate snail1 linkage group LG9, US_GU_Lsax_2.0, whole genome shotgun sequence genome:
aacaaatttggaaacccccccttgCAAATGATGTGATTCGCccctgtgtttgtgcgtgttaaCAGGGTACATCCAGACCCCGGGGTGGGACAGAGGCCTCAAGTACCCGGCTCTCATGGACAGCAGGACCACCCTCAAACCACCGCCTGGTCACGTGACTTTCCTCAGCTTCCGGCAACTGTATCTTGAAGAACCGTGCGAGTACGACAGTCTGTCTCTGTACCAGGTATTGGCTGAATGGGGGACAATATTGTACTTTAAttgcatttttgtcaaaaacaaacaaacaagacaaaaacaaaacaaacacgcCGTATCGatccatttatttatttagaattttgttaatttttgtattGAACACCGCACACAACTTTGAAGTCTCGGCCAGCCGCCTGATTAAATAAAAAGTTTGAGTCGGATACTGAAAATGCCCATGACAAAACACTGAGCTGCCTTAATGAtatggtttaaactgttttatttaacgtttgtgcattatttacaaaaaacgcatattgagtaaacaacaacaagcataatgcttatagtggtgttcacttaatgatatacgataccgatccATGCCGAGCGGCATTGCCGTAACCTCACGATTAGTTTTATACTGCTGATATGTTGAAGTCATCGAGACAAACTCGAAATTCTTTGTCACTTCCGCGGGAGACATGCTTATGAAGTGACAGAATGTTTTTGTTGCGTCCTTATTCACGTTATGACTTCTTTACTGACGAGTTTTGATTGGATTTCACCTTGAGAGAGAGCAGGTGCAGTGAAAGAGAACAGTGATGAGCACATGTTTCATTTGTCTTGTGTTTTTGAGACATGACAAACAGATCtgattttttacaattttattcaaataaataacaacaatcaacaatatctcatacaatgaattaaatacatcttatcgagtacaacaagctaacttttttttaacgttttgttcttctaacactcacacaaaaatgcttcttatctgtaactgcctattaaaaatactttccaacggtaaaaacgaatttgtttttttatatatactaacgcacatctttccgattaagataatgtggttcaatttatacatagttgcctttttcaccattacaaaatgcataccaaataaaacatcactaactttcaaaacaatcttaatttctaaagtacgaaaaataaattcttcaataaacttccagaatttgtatacaaccgggcattcaaaaaagaagtgttcaatgaaatcagttacatcacaacagtaattacatttattagtttccgttactttcattttacacaggagaatgttggtcggataaatgttgtgcataattttccagtgtaaaactcttaatctgatgggcaactatccaagaacgttcatcaatttctacattaaactttctcttccaaaatcctccggaacatggtacatctgttttcatattaataatctctttccgATATTCTttggcacttaacacatttttgccgttaaacagtggggtaatacaaacatcatcagtcatatttacaacatttttcctcatgaataatgacacagcagcttttacaacattatattcaagaattcggtttggcgaatatccaatcaaatcacatatatcttgatatgataatatgtctcccgaacgtacaatgtcagttaataccaatacacctcgtcgtatccaactttcaaaaaataaaactttgccactatacgttatgcatgcattattccataataaaatcggcccgattgtcccacgatcgtagtggttattatccagccaatattttaatactgcttaCTGAGACAGTTGATTGCAGTTTGCGACAATCTGCGACACACAATGCTTATATATAGGTGTTGCAACAGCAAGTTCGCATGCGGCAATCTGCGACACACAATGCTTATATATAGTGTTGCAACAGCAAGTTCGCATGCGACAATCTGCGACACACAATGCTTATATATAGTGTTGCAACAGCAAGTTCGCATGCGGCAATCTGCGACACACAATGGCTTATTGTTGCAACAGCAAGTTCGCATGCGGCAATCTGCGACACACAATGCTTATTGTTGCAACAGCAAGTTCGCATGCGGCAATCTGCGACACACAATGCTTATTGTTGCAACAGCAAGTTCGCATGCGGCAATCTGCGACACACAATGCTTATTGTTGCAACAGCAAGTTCTCATGCGGCAATCTGCGACACACAATGCTTATTGTTGCAAGTTCGCATGCGGCAAGACAGGATCTGCCACAAGAAGTATATACCGTGGGGATACTTGTCGGTTTACATTCAAAATCATTCCTTTAAAAAAGAGGTCTGTAAAATTCTGACCCAAAAAGGCAACACTTCATTCTACCCTATGAAACATCTGAAGTAGCCTTGTTTTGTTGGGTTTTTCAAAGGGAGACAACCGTTCCGATCTTCTTATCTGGCGAGTGTGCGGAGTTGTTCCCCCTCCCCCAAGGCTGCACGAGGCTCCAGAGCTTCACTTGCATTTCAGCAGTGACGTCAATATCCAGACTGGAGGCTTCAGAATGTTCTTCTCCTTCCATCAGGTGAAATtattatgtacacacacacaccggcaaccgacacgacacgacacgacacgacacgacacgacacgacacgacacgacacgacacgacaagACAAGACTAGACAGTGCAAGGGCACACCCAAACTTTTTCGCACAAAATTGAAGGCGCGACttgaagcgcctgaattgagggcgtaaagcgcccgaacatgctaggggggtccgggggtatgccccccccccccccccccgaattaTGTTTTcttcaaggaagcaaaatgccgcaatctagggccacctgagctcagaaactgtcattaaatcatctctctctctctctctctctctctctctctctctctctctctctctctctctttttttttttaaacatttttttccctgaaggggggggggggggccgggcCCCCTTCGCCCGCCCCCcccctaaatccgccactgCCACTGCAGTGTAGGGCAGAAAACGACAGGACAAGACTAGCTAGACGAGGCCGGACAGGATATGACAGCGAGGACAAGACAGGACGGCGAGTAgaggacaagacaagacaagacagtaAAGTAgaggacaagacaagacaggacagGAAAAGACCAGACAAAACAGACAGTCAAGCGAGTAGAGGACAAGAGTACAAGACAGGGCCGgaaaaaacaagacaagacaggacagTGAGTAGAGGACAAGACAAGACCGGAAAAGataagacaaaaacaaagagcAAAGCGAGTAGAGGACGAGACGAGACAGGACAGCGAGTAGAGGATAAGACAAGACAGGACAAGACAAGACCAGACAAGACAAGTTTAGCTAAGCCAAGTCTtattccgtaaaaaaaaaacctgttcaAATGAACCTCGACTTGTCTTTGTCAGTTGTATACATCCTCGGAAATTAACCACAAGTGTTCTTCATTTCAAGTCGTCCAAGAACATTCACGAATTTCCCAATTCTATTGCCCAAAGTCCACCAGAAAACCTGAGCAAACGGCAGACGGGAGATGGAACTGTTCGGTGCCCCACTGGCCAGAGTTTGAGCGTCACTTCCTGTGCAACCTGGTCACGGAGTGTGAGGAGGGTCAGGATGAGTTGAACTGTTCCTACAGTCACTGCGGGCCTGGGCTCATTTCTGCGGGTGAgtagttttggtttttgtgtggaGAATCAAAACACAGGGAAGGACGTTAAATTACAGACATTCACAAGAACGTCGACTTGGGTCTTTCTGGTCGACGGACATAAAATGATTacgagacgagagagagagagagagagactcggagagagagagagagagagagagagagagagagagagagagagagagacagacagacagagacagagagagacagagacagagagagagaactcgaactcgaaaactttattaccgagggatgatagcattaggtccatatggtcctttcttacagctagtccctactataatacagagagagagagagagtgagacagagacagagagagacagacagacagagagagtcagagacagagagagacagacagacagagagagagtcagagacagagagagacagacaaagagagagatatattaTTGAATTCAACGCCCACTGAGATAAGTTCCTTCTTTGCATGTCCATTCACTACAGAGCCCAGTAGGTCGACAcacttgtgaatgttttgttttgtctttaattacatttttgatatatatttttttttttacaggagaAAGGTGTTACCTCATGGTAGATCCGGGGCATACTGTGACGTGGAATGAAGCGTTCATAGGCTGCGTCATACAAGGGGCGCAACTGGCCAGTTTCAACACGGAACAGGAATGGAGTGACGTCACAAGGGTATTAGCCATGAGCAGAATGTCCCGCCCAGTGTACATAGGACTCAAGTCTCCTTCTTCGATGTTGCCACAATTGTAAGCTTTTGCATGCACAccgccacccccacccctctatCTCCCtacgtgtctgtttgtctgtctgtttgtataccACTGTCTGTTTTCCAAACCGTTATTACCTTTGTCCGTTTTCACCTGACTAAATTACAACAGTGTGAGAACAGCAAAAGAAATGTCATCGAAAACtgagaggagggggtggggggggggggggggtggtgtgtcTTAATTGATCGAGGGGTTTTAAAGGGCGGGCCGGGGGTCCACCGTATCAGGAACAAGAACTCCTATTGAGAAATGCGTATCTCACCAATCAACGAGGTATCTGTTGTGTCCAGGTACAGGAACATTTGGCAATGGGTCGACAACTCCATCGCCTTCTACACGCACCACCTGGCGGATGAAGTCATGCACCCAACATGCAGCGCGTTTCCTGAAGGCAACATCACACTGGCACGGTTTGGAGAGTGCAATAAGGCCATTGAAGCTAACTACTTGTGCGAACGGACACCAAAGACGACGGTAGACGAAGATGTGAAGTTAAAACGGTTGACACCTTCCAGTCAGACATTCCCTTCCATCCGTAACGCCACGTGCTCAAAAGGTCACGTGACTCACAATTTCTTGGCCTGTGACGTAGCCACCTCGTGCGGAGCTGGCGACGATGACGTTTCAGGAGGATGCACGGCGCCGGTGATGTCCAGCCCGTTGTTCTACCCGTGTGACGGAGGGGGCGATAAGGTGCCCTACACGCTGGTGTGCGACCACCGAACGGACTGCAATGACCACACTGATGAGACTTTCTGTGTGTTCCCGCGCTGTGTCGACAAGATGCAGCTTCAGTGTCACAACCAGCAGGTCAGTTTTCGCTGTTCCCACTTTGTCCTGTCAGTGACAATATCTGAGTTCGCACTTTGTCCCGTGACAATATCTGCTGTTCCCACTTAATTGTCCTGTGACAATATCTGCTGTTCCCACTTTGTCTTGTGGCAATAACTGCTGTTCCCACTTTGTCCCGTGACCATATCTGCTGTTCCCACTTTTTCTTGTGGCAATAACTGCAGTTCCCACTTTGTCCCGTGACAATATCTGCTGTTCCCACTTTGTCTTGTGACAATGTCTGCTGTTCTCCCTTTGTCCCGTGACAAGATCTGCTGTTCCCACTTTTTTCCTGTGACAATAACTGCTGTTCCCACTTTGTCCCGTGACAATATCTGCTGTTCCCACTTTGTCCTGTGACAATATCTGCTATTCCCAGTTTGTCCTGTGACAATATCTGCTGTTCCCACTTTGTCCTGTGACAATATCTGCTGTTCCCACTTTGTCATGTGACAATATCTGAGTTCCCACTTGGTCCCATGACAATATCTGAGTTCCCACTTGGTCCCGTGACAATATCTGCTGTTCCCACTTTGTCCTGTGACAATATCTGCTATTCCCAGTTTGTCTTGTGACAATATCTGAGTTCCCACTTTGTCGTGTGACAATATCTGCTGTTCCCAGTTTGTCTTGTGACAATATCTGAGTTCCCACTTTGTCTTGTGACAATATCTGCTATTCCCAGTTTGTCATTTGACAATATCTGCTGTTCCCACTTTGTCCTGTGACAATATCTGCTGTTCCCACTTTGTCATGTGACAATATCTGCTGTTCCCACTTTGTCATGTGACAATATCTGCTGTTCCCACTTTGTCCTGTGACAATATCTGCTGTTCCCACTTTGTCCCGTGGAAGTACCTGATATTCCAAATTTGTGTTGAGACAGAACGTTTTTTTTGAATTCTCTCTCCTTGTTTGTGGGTATCAGCTTTTTTTCTGAGATATAAGGGCCAACAAACAGAGATTTTTCGCTCAGgctatgtaaaaaaaataaataaaaataaataaataaataaatacaaattaaaatagTGTTGTTTACTCCGGACAGTTAAACAGGTTATGAGCACACCTGTGTTGATGTCATTTTACGCCTTGAATCAAACATTTCAGATATGTAATGACTAAAACGATGTGGAATTCGCACAATTAAATTTCACGTAACGCTCCACCAGAATATTTTAGTCCTCGTTGTTGTCACTTAGTTCAACGAGAACTGAATTCATGTGCCCTCTCTCTGGCTGTTTGATGTTTCAGTGTGTCCCTCTAGACGCTCGCTGTGACGGAATGACGCAATGTACGGACTCCTCTGACGAAGAAGAGTGCGCCGAGATGATCAACAGTCAGGTCGTGCAGATACCTCCCCCTGCCATTATCACCATGGACGGTTGCGGGGGTTTCCGTGTCGTCCCTTTCCACCAGAACATCACACTTGCTGCCTATAACTCCAGCCTGGCTGGAAAAATGAACGCAACTGAGAAAATGAACGCCAGTGTAAAAACGAACGCCAGTCTTACTGATGACAAAAACCAAAGCTTTGCGACTCATAGTTCTGACGGGCAGCAGAATGCTAGCCCTTCCGGACATCCTGGTATCAGCGAAGATGTCCGGTGTCCGGAGACGCACTTCCAGTGTCCAGGTAACGGCTACTGCCTGCCTGTCTACCTGAGGTGTAACGGTGTCAACGACTGTCCAGGGAAGGAGGACGAAGCTGGCTGTGACAGCTACAGCTGCCCGGGGTTCTATCGCTGCAGAGGGTCTTCAGTCTGCCTCCACGCTGACCacgtgtgtgacggtgtgtacCACTGTCCGCAGCAAGACGACGAGCTGTTCTGTGACCTTGGCTGTCCTCAAGGCTGCACGTGCTACGGGCACGCGGTCACGTGTCCTGtcgtcttctccgctcagtCCTACCCAGACGTGCGTTTCGTGGACGCCAGTGGCAGCGGGATGACGCCGAGTCAGCTGAAGGATAACTTTATGCTGATCTATCTTCGTCTGGCGTTCTGCGGGATGAAGCATGCCGACGACCTCGCCTTCCCCAACCTGAGAATCTTAGACCTCAGCCACAACTCCATCACTCGCATCAGCGTTAGTCAGCTGAACGCTGTGCGTAACCTGCGAACGTTGATCTTATCGGCGAATCCTTTCGTGTCCTTGTTTCAAGACGATCTCTCTTCGTCCCAGACCTTTGGAACCCTTCGCACACTAGACCTGTCCTGGGTGAATATTCCCCATCTGAACGCGTCAATCTTTCCTCCTTTTACCAAAATCCGCACTTTGAATCTGTCCCACTGTGGCATTGAAGACACCATCAGTTTCGAAGTCCTATCCAAGCTACGCAGTGTGGACTTGCGCGGTTCTCCCATAACCACCTTCCCCCAGACAGTATTTGAAGGCATGGACAAGCTGCAGACCGTGTTTGCTGACAACTACAAGTTGTGCTGCCCTAAAACCTTACCCCCACACTTTGCACTCAGCGGCTGCACTGCTCCTTTCAACGAGATTTCTTCCTGCGAAAATCTTCTGAGATCAGACATTTACCGTGTGTTTCTCTCCGTCTTCGCAGTTCTGTCGCTGCTGGGGAACCTCGGTAGTTTTGTGGCTCGCGTCTTTGTCCAGAAGACCGCCAACGCTACAGGGTTTGGGATCTTTGTCACTCACCTGTGCGTGGCCGATTTCCTGATGGGGATTTACCTGGCGATTATCGGGGTGGCTGACCGCATGTACCTGGGCAGCTACGTGTGGAAGGATGTGGCCTGGCGACACAGCGCGGCGTGCAAGGTGGCCGGGTTCCTGTCCCTGCTGTCCAGTGAGGTGTCTGCCCTCATCATCTGCCTCATCACGCTGGACAGGTAAGCAAAGAAGGGTTTAACGTTTGTGTCAACTAAACTACACCGACTGCACTTTAGCAGGCTGCCATGCAAGCACTAAATAAAAGCCACCGATCCACATTTTGTTTACATCTGCGAGTGCTTTATATTAATTTGTTAAAACTGAACCAGTAGTTCTAGTACAGGTAGGTGATTGcacctcaacacacacacacctggcgCGACTCTTGTAGCTGCTAGCTGTCCACATGGAGGAATAGACCCGAATGGTAAATCCCAGCAATGGGAGAATAAAGTATTTAAAAAGAAAATGGAAAATGTTGTTtgttcttttagattcctgacTCTACGTTTCCCATTCGGCGCCCTACGCCGCTTTCGTCAATGGGATAATACAGTATTGAGAATAACAAATGTTCTATGTTCTTATAGGTTCCTGATTCTCCGCTTCTCATCCAGCGCCCTAGCTACACCTCCATAATTTCTCTTGTTGCTGTCAGCTTTCCGCTTGGAGGAAGTGACcagaatttcttcttcttttgggTTTCCGCTGACCCGAATAGACgttgttcggaaataactgtcaagTTTGTCTGggatgtgaaagagtgaatactcttgcatTTGAAGAGTCAAACACTCCCACCGGACATTGCAGGCTTGTCACTAGCGTGGggggtgtctgaaacacgtggacaaccGTGTTAAaagctgtcagcgtgagttcgatcccaggttcggcggaaatttatttcagagtcaactttgtgtgcagactctcttcggtgtccgaactcctccccgtgtacactacattgggtgtgcacgttaaagatcccacgattgacaaaagggtctttcctggcaaaattgcttaggcacagttaataattgtctacctatacccgtgtgacttggaataataggccgtgaaaggtaaatatgcgccgaaatggctgcaatctactggccgtataaaatttcatctcacacggcatcactgcagagcgcctagaactgtacccacggaatatgcgcgatataagcgtcattgattgattgattgaaaagcttgcctcactgaaAGCTATACTATTCATtgtttcacaacccatacaaaaccGACAGAGCTCAAATTAaaactgtttttttttcttgtaggTTCCTGGTTCTCCGCTTCCCATTCAGCGCCCTACACTTCCGCAAGTTCTCGGCCAACGCGGCGTGCGCGGGCGTGTGGTTCACGGGCTTCGTTCTCGCCGCCATCCCCCTCCTGCCCGCCGCGGCTCACTGGAACTTCTACAGTAACACCGGCATCTGCGTGCCCCTCCCCATCACGCCGCGCAGCGACGCCTTCCTCGGCCACGACTACTCCTTCGCCGTGCTCATCGTCTTCAACTTCATCCTCTTCCTCCTCATCGCCGCGGGGCAAGCCTCCATCTATGCCTCCATTCGCGTCAACAGCATGTCCGAATCGGACTCCACGCGAAAGTGTCGCGACTCCAGCGTGGCCCGTCGCCTGATCACCATCGCCATGTCGGACTTTCTCTGCTGGTTCCCCATCGGCTTGCTGGGTCTGCTGGCGGCGGAGGGGGTGAGCGTGTCGGGGGAGGTCAACGTGGCTTTGGCCATCATCGCACTACCGGTCAACTCGGCCCTCAACCCCTTCCTATACACGCTCAACAAGGCGCTGGAGCACAGGCGGCGCGTGCAGGAGGTCAGGCTGAGGAAGATGCTCATGATGCAGATGTCCTCCAAGATCTCCATGTCCGAGGTGTCCTTCGTCAGCAGGGAATGACGTGGTGGATGACGTCATGGATTGACGCCTGGGGGGAATGACGTCATGGAGGGCAGCGTGGTGTTCTGGGTGTTTGAGGTGTCCTAAGTCACCATGGAATGACGTTATGGATGGCATAAACAAGAACGAAAACAAATACTTTATTGTCTGTCTTTACAAAACAGAAAACTgtctgtggaactcacagaatgaaactgaacgcactgcatttttttcacaatgaccgtagtccgccgctagtgcaaaaggcagtgaaagtgacgagcctgtacatgtttagcgcggtagcggttgcgctgtgctgcatagcacgctttactgttac
Encoded proteins:
- the LOC138975658 gene encoding G-protein coupled receptor GRL101-like; protein product: MTQCTDSSDEEECAEMINSQVVQIPPPAIITMDGCGGFRVVPFHQNITLAAYNSSLAGKMNATEKMNASVKTNASLTDDKNQSFATHSSDGQQNASPSGHPGISEDVRCPETHFQCPGNGYCLPVYLRCNGVNDCPGKEDEAGCDSYSCPGFYRCRGSSVCLHADHVCDGVYHCPQQDDELFCDLGCPQGCTCYGHAVTCPVVFSAQSYPDVRFVDASGSGMTPSQLKDNFMLIYLRLAFCGMKHADDLAFPNLRILDLSHNSITRISVSQLNAVRNLRTLILSANPFVSLFQDDLSSSQTFGTLRTLDLSWVNIPHLNASIFPPFTKIRTLNLSHCGIEDTISFEVLSKLRSVDLRGSPITTFPQTVFEGMDKLQTVFADNYKLCCPKTLPPHFALSGCTAPFNEISSCENLLRSDIYRVFLSVFAVLSLLGNLGSFVARVFVQKTANATGFGIFVTHLCVADFLMGIYLAIIGVADRMYLGSYVWKDVAWRHSAACKVAGFLSLLSSEVSALIICLITLDRFLVLRFPFSALHFRKFSANAACAGVWFTGFVLAAIPLLPAAAHWNFYSNTGICVPLPITPRSDAFLGHDYSFAVLIVFNFILFLLIAAGQASIYASIRVNSMSESDSTRKCRDSSVARRLITIAMSDFLCWFPIGLLGLLAAEGVSVSGEVNVALAIIALPVNSALNPFLYTLNKALEHRRRVQEVRLRKMLMMQMSSKISMSEVSFVSRE